Proteins found in one Sulfurimonas sp. genomic segment:
- a CDS encoding Fur family transcriptional regulator codes for MSDISTNFSEPTVEYNQLLEDFKNLLKQNNLKFTIQREVILETLYNSSEHLTPESLHQVLQKKYSELKIGIATVYRTLSLLEDSKMVTSLSFGAQGKKYELGAKEHHDHLICTRCGTITEFVDEQIEERQHKIADELGFKMQDHSMQIYGICEKCQQEENK; via the coding sequence GTGAGTGATATATCAACTAACTTTTCAGAACCTACTGTTGAATACAATCAACTTTTAGAAGACTTCAAAAATCTTTTAAAACAAAACAATCTTAAGTTTACTATTCAAAGAGAAGTTATTTTAGAGACACTATATAACTCTAGCGAGCATTTAACTCCTGAATCTTTACACCAAGTTTTACAAAAAAAATATTCTGAGTTAAAGATTGGTATAGCTACGGTTTATAGAACACTGTCACTCTTGGAAGATTCAAAGATGGTTACTTCACTCTCTTTTGGTGCTCAAGGTAAAAAGTATGAGCTTGGTGCAAAAGAGCACCATGATCATCTAATCTGTACCAGATGTGGAACAATCACAGAATTTGTAGATGAACAAATAGAAGAGAGACAACACAAGATAGCGGATGAGTTAGGTTTTAAAATGCAAGACCATTCTATGCAAATATACGGCATATGTGAAAAGTGTCAACAAGAAGAAAACAAATAA
- a CDS encoding glucosaminidase domain-containing protein gives MLKLVLLLGLVFPLFASQTPAKLKKQNFYKRVVPAVNKVYAELDYRYKTLKTNIDNNNTKSSFVKKYMKKYSAKDYKELLRKVKPHPKSIAIAQAAVESGWGTSRFTKVANNLFGVWSFNKNEPRVRALQTRGEKKIFVKKYATLEDSIRDYYFVLATSRSFGEFRKLKMKTNDPYELVKKLDMYSEKRAEYGKELIRVIKFNKLYNY, from the coding sequence ATGCTAAAACTGGTTCTTCTTTTAGGACTGGTTTTTCCCCTTTTTGCATCTCAAACCCCTGCAAAACTCAAAAAACAAAACTTTTACAAACGTGTAGTTCCCGCAGTAAATAAAGTATATGCAGAACTTGACTACAGATACAAAACTCTTAAAACAAATATAGACAACAACAACACAAAAAGCTCATTTGTAAAAAAATACATGAAAAAATACTCTGCCAAAGATTATAAAGAACTTTTGAGAAAAGTTAAACCACACCCTAAAAGCATAGCGATCGCTCAAGCTGCTGTTGAAAGCGGATGGGGTACTTCGCGTTTCACAAAAGTTGCAAACAATCTTTTTGGAGTCTGGTCTTTTAATAAAAATGAACCAAGAGTAAGGGCACTCCAAACTAGGGGTGAAAAAAAGATCTTTGTAAAAAAGTATGCTACTTTGGAAGACTCCATAAGGGATTACTATTTTGTGTTGGCCACAAGCAGATCTTTTGGTGAATTTAGAAAACTAAAAATGAAAACAAACGATCCGTATGAGCTTGTAAAAAAATTGGATATGTACTCAGAGAAACGTGCAGAATATGGAAAAGAACTCATACGTGTTATAAAGTTTAACAAACTTTATAACTATTAG
- a CDS encoding GGDEF domain-containing protein, whose product MANNELEPLLNELCLNIKSFLDENSDVTKEHLAEFLRNSAQLISDMSTDTLNSYNTDKYILSDEYKNIAKECLTHYANTSSKISKLSVEHQETLAKCDATHIDLPKITSKFNEIQEHMVDEVSKANSIISQLSSQIKELEEKSNLDPLTKIYNRGALNTYLSEMCENANDRYETHLLAIDIDDFKAINDKYGHIAGDKILIYIARILKKTLRDGDKVFRFGGEEFIVVLNRIKENQCMDIAHRLLKLVSDNKLIYKGDNIGVTVSIGSTKLKVGDTPDAFITRADKALYRSKQSGKNKLSTEPI is encoded by the coding sequence ATGGCAAATAATGAGTTAGAACCTCTTCTTAATGAATTATGTTTAAATATCAAGAGTTTCCTTGATGAAAACAGTGATGTGACAAAAGAGCACCTAGCCGAATTCTTAAGAAACTCTGCACAATTAATTTCAGATATGTCAACAGATACACTGAATTCTTATAATACCGATAAATATATTCTTTCAGATGAATATAAAAATATTGCAAAAGAGTGTCTGACTCACTATGCAAATACTAGTTCAAAAATATCAAAACTCTCAGTAGAGCATCAAGAAACTTTAGCGAAGTGTGATGCTACGCATATTGATTTGCCAAAAATCACATCTAAATTTAACGAAATTCAAGAGCATATGGTTGATGAAGTATCCAAAGCAAACTCAATAATATCTCAATTATCTTCTCAAATAAAAGAATTAGAAGAGAAATCAAACCTTGATCCACTTACAAAAATTTATAACAGAGGCGCTTTAAATACGTACCTTAGCGAAATGTGTGAAAATGCTAACGACAGATATGAGACACATCTTCTAGCTATAGATATTGATGATTTTAAAGCAATTAACGACAAATACGGTCACATTGCCGGCGATAAAATACTAATATATATTGCAAGAATATTAAAAAAGACACTAAGGGATGGCGATAAAGTATTCAGATTTGGCGGAGAAGAGTTTATTGTAGTTCTAAATAGAATTAAAGAAAACCAATGTATGGACATAGCGCATAGACTCTTAAAGCTTGTTAGCGATAACAAGCTTATCTACAAAGGTGACAATATCGGTGTAACAGTAAGCATTGGTTCTACAAAACTAAAAGTCGGCGATACACCTGATGCTTTTATAACAAGAGCAGACAAAGCACTTTACAGATCTAAACAGTCTGGAAAAAACAAACTATCTACGGAGCCTATTTAA
- a CDS encoding phosphoglycolate phosphatase, with translation MKNNNILKNKKLIIFDFDGTLIDSGPDLAHALNYTLSQLELKTYSEEIIHGWVGNGAKTLVQRGLLGKTDIDDQDIDAEVLENALNIFLTYYSEHVCIKTITYPNVSETLKTLKNDGYMMAIVTNKPHAFIKPILEKLELDDLFEYYIGGDSLKEKKPSPAPLLHVCETLNIDINDSVMVGDSKNDILSANACSMQSIGVSYGYNYGEDINIYNPTVVLNDFKDILRVIK, from the coding sequence TTGAAAAACAATAATATTTTAAAAAATAAAAAACTTATCATTTTTGACTTTGACGGAACACTTATAGACAGTGGTCCTGATTTGGCACATGCACTTAACTACACATTATCACAACTCGAACTAAAAACATACTCTGAAGAAATAATCCACGGCTGGGTAGGAAACGGTGCCAAAACTTTGGTACAACGCGGGCTACTTGGAAAAACGGATATAGACGATCAAGATATTGATGCTGAAGTTCTTGAAAATGCGTTAAATATATTTCTAACTTATTACAGTGAACATGTTTGTATAAAAACCATTACCTATCCAAATGTATCTGAAACTCTAAAAACTTTAAAAAATGACGGTTATATGATGGCTATTGTTACAAATAAACCGCATGCTTTTATAAAACCTATATTAGAAAAATTAGAACTTGATGATCTATTTGAATACTATATTGGCGGTGATTCGTTAAAAGAGAAAAAACCAAGTCCTGCTCCACTGCTTCATGTTTGTGAAACGCTAAACATAGATATAAACGATTCAGTTATGGTCGGTGATTCTAAAAATGATATTTTATCGGCTAATGCTTGTTCGATGCAAAGTATAGGAGTTAGTTACGGGTATAATTACGGTGAAGATATAAATATATACAATCCAACTGTCGTACTTAATGATTTTAAAGATATTTTGAGAGTAATAAAATGA
- the htpG gene encoding molecular chaperone HtpG: MAKHQFQTEADQILHLMTHSLYSNKEIFIRELVSNASDALDKLNMLVLTDEKYKDVTFSPRVDIVANKDAKTLTIKDTGIGMNEEDLMNNLGTIAKSGTKAFIESMTGDQKKDSQLIGQFGVGFYACFMVADKVEVTTKKAGDDQAFIWTSTGAGEFEIENATQDGHGTTIVMHLKDDEGEFLEEHRIESIIKKYSNHIPFPIFMDKEKYIPAVTDDEGNETEPSKTEIENQQINKANALWTIAKKDITDDEYKDFYSSFAHSSEEPLTWMHNKAEGAIEYTTLFYIPSKAPMDLYRVDYETGIKLYINRVFITDDEKELMPTYLRFLRGVIDSKDLPLNVSREILQSNAVMTKIKNASVKKVLSELSKLKKDKEKYDKFYAEFGNVLKEGLYNDFANREKILELLQFNTLNSDEKVYIEDFAKNVDEDKKEIYYITGKTSVEMLKASPSLERFKAKGIDVLILNEEVDSIIFPMVNEYKEYKLMHISDAKFELDEEEKKAEEETAKTYEGLVGQFKEALGEAVKEVETTTDLVDSPVKLKEDKEDPAYMMAQMMKQMGQEAPEAPKPILQINPKHELLVKLKDSSDLNLVQDAAHVLLDQAKLFDGQELDDTADFIARLNRIITKAI, encoded by the coding sequence ATGGCAAAACATCAGTTTCAAACAGAAGCAGACCAAATATTACATTTAATGACACACTCACTTTACTCAAATAAAGAAATTTTCATACGTGAGTTAGTGTCAAATGCATCAGATGCATTAGATAAACTAAACATGCTTGTTTTAACAGATGAGAAGTATAAAGACGTGACGTTCTCACCTCGTGTTGACATAGTTGCAAATAAAGATGCAAAGACTCTTACTATCAAAGATACTGGTATCGGTATGAACGAAGAGGATCTTATGAACAACCTTGGTACTATCGCAAAAAGTGGTACTAAAGCATTCATCGAGAGTATGACGGGAGATCAGAAAAAAGATTCACAACTTATAGGACAGTTCGGTGTTGGTTTTTACGCTTGTTTCATGGTAGCTGACAAGGTTGAAGTTACTACTAAAAAAGCAGGCGATGATCAAGCTTTTATCTGGACAAGTACAGGGGCTGGTGAATTTGAGATCGAAAACGCAACACAAGATGGTCACGGTACTACAATTGTTATGCACTTAAAAGACGATGAAGGTGAATTCTTAGAAGAACACAGAATTGAGAGCATTATCAAAAAATACTCTAACCATATCCCATTCCCAATTTTTATGGATAAAGAGAAATACATTCCTGCCGTTACAGATGATGAAGGGAATGAGACAGAACCTTCTAAAACTGAGATCGAAAATCAGCAGATCAACAAAGCAAACGCTCTTTGGACAATTGCTAAAAAAGATATCACTGATGATGAGTACAAAGATTTCTACAGCTCATTTGCACACTCTAGTGAAGAACCGCTTACTTGGATGCACAATAAAGCTGAGGGTGCAATAGAGTACACTACACTTTTCTATATCCCAAGCAAAGCTCCTATGGATCTTTACCGTGTTGATTATGAAACTGGTATCAAGCTTTACATCAACCGTGTATTTATCACAGATGATGAAAAAGAGCTTATGCCTACATACCTGCGTTTCTTACGCGGTGTGATCGATTCAAAAGATCTTCCACTAAATGTATCTCGTGAGATTCTACAATCAAACGCTGTTATGACTAAGATCAAAAACGCTTCGGTTAAAAAAGTATTATCTGAACTTTCAAAGCTGAAAAAAGACAAAGAAAAATATGATAAGTTCTATGCAGAATTCGGTAATGTTTTAAAAGAGGGTCTTTACAACGACTTTGCAAACCGTGAGAAGATTTTAGAGCTTTTACAATTCAATACTTTAAACTCAGATGAGAAAGTGTACATTGAAGATTTCGCTAAAAACGTAGACGAAGATAAGAAGGAAATCTACTACATTACTGGTAAGACTTCAGTAGAGATGTTAAAAGCTTCACCTAGCTTAGAGCGTTTCAAAGCTAAAGGGATCGATGTACTTATTCTAAACGAAGAGGTAGATAGCATCATCTTCCCAATGGTTAACGAGTACAAAGAGTATAAGTTAATGCATATTTCAGATGCTAAATTTGAACTGGACGAAGAAGAGAAAAAAGCTGAAGAAGAGACTGCTAAGACTTATGAAGGACTTGTTGGACAGTTTAAAGAGGCTCTTGGTGAAGCTGTAAAAGAGGTTGAAACTACAACAGATCTTGTTGATTCACCTGTTAAATTAAAAGAGGATAAAGAAGATCCTGCTTACATGATGGCACAGATGATGAAACAAATGGGTCAAGAAGCTCCTGAAGCTCCAAAACCGATCTTGCAGATTAATCCTAAACATGAACTTTTGGTTAAACTAAAAGACTCATCTGATCTAAACCTTGTTCAAGATGCTGCACACGTACTTCTAGATCAGGCTAAACTGTTTGATGGTCAAGAGCTTGATGATACTGCAGATTTTATAGCTCGTCTAAACAGAATCATTACAAAAGCTATATAA
- a CDS encoding CvpA family protein, with translation MDINYFDIVASAIILLLGLKGILNGFFKEVFGLIGIIGGIFIASRFGPDVGEYLNTLIFNFDNEGAIGFTGFLATLAIFWLLMIAAGAIFKKLSSMSGLGIYDRILGFVFGASKFFLIAAVIAHAIYNVQSLRGVIDSAMGNSVLFPVLTKTGSVIMKIDPVSISNDLNQTIENTTKVIEDKTKDVVQDVVDEKAKEITQNVEQQIKEQVEANKKDIESRITGENSE, from the coding sequence ATGGATATAAACTATTTCGACATTGTTGCTTCAGCAATAATTTTACTTTTAGGTTTAAAAGGGATATTAAACGGTTTTTTTAAAGAGGTTTTCGGTCTTATCGGAATCATAGGTGGTATATTTATAGCATCTAGATTTGGTCCTGATGTTGGAGAGTACTTAAACACTCTAATCTTCAATTTCGATAATGAAGGTGCTATTGGTTTTACAGGTTTTCTAGCAACTTTAGCTATTTTTTGGCTACTTATGATAGCTGCAGGGGCAATCTTTAAAAAGTTAAGCTCTATGAGTGGGCTTGGTATATATGACAGAATTTTAGGTTTTGTTTTTGGTGCAAGTAAATTCTTTCTAATAGCGGCAGTAATTGCACATGCTATATACAATGTACAATCATTAAGAGGTGTAATTGATTCGGCTATGGGAAATTCCGTTTTATTTCCAGTACTTACAAAAACAGGTTCTGTAATTATGAAGATAGACCCTGTATCTATTAGCAATGACCTAAACCAAACTATTGAAAACACTACAAAAGTTATAGAAGATAAGACTAAAGATGTAGTTCAAGACGTAGTAGATGAGAAAGCAAAAGAGATTACACAAAACGTAGAACAGCAGATCAAAGAACAAGTAGAAGCAAATAAAAAAGATATTGAGAGTAGAATAACAGGAGAAAATAGTGAGTGA
- the abc-f gene encoding ribosomal protection-like ABC-F family protein yields the protein MALIDLLNISKHYEAQKILTDINFHVDEGERIVVIGKNGSGKSTLMKIVNGTLEQDEGERIIRQGLEVKMLDQRPVFEPDHNVRQAVEAGLAEINKAKQRYEELSHQIAEDFENKKLIDEHEKLSKYIEHHSAWNLDDKIERIIQHFDLKRYENKNINLLSGGEQRRVALASLLLQKPDILLLDEPTNHLDVYMVEFLEQLLLKERFTLVFISHDRYFIDKVATKTIEVEDEKLRQYSGGYSDYLTQKEEYLRTLQKQHENLLGLLKRENEWYSRGVRARLKRNEGRKERLMELREAAKTNPAQIRKMSIELQREAKHFNREKSVNKQKMLFEVEDLGLTLGDKELLHDFNTRILQKDVIAIVGPNGSGKSTLLKALLGRIKPTHGKIKQGEFKIGYFDQHREMLDDDKNLIETFCPFGGDRVEVRGKNMHVYGYLKNFLFPREYLDKKIGVLSGGEKNRIALALLFTKNVDILILDEPTNDLDIPTINILEEQLTHFPGAVIIVSHDRYFVDKIAKKLFIFKPDKTIEESYQNYSEYLEIEKELKELDEMEKEALSAPKVVETKEQKPKQIKLTYKEKIALEKLPAEIEELEAKIEELNNCIADPNCYQEIGLTKLANELEEVEATYEQKVEELLSIEEKQEEIENQN from the coding sequence ATGGCACTAATAGATCTTTTAAACATTTCAAAACACTATGAAGCTCAAAAGATTTTAACAGATATCAACTTTCATGTTGACGAGGGTGAGCGCATAGTTGTTATCGGTAAAAACGGTAGCGGAAAATCTACACTTATGAAGATCGTAAACGGAACACTTGAACAAGATGAAGGTGAGCGTATAATCCGCCAGGGCTTAGAAGTAAAAATGCTAGATCAACGCCCTGTTTTTGAACCTGATCATAACGTACGTCAAGCAGTTGAAGCTGGACTTGCAGAGATTAACAAAGCAAAACAAAGATATGAAGAACTATCTCATCAAATAGCTGAAGATTTTGAGAACAAAAAGCTTATAGATGAACATGAAAAACTATCAAAATATATAGAGCATCACTCAGCTTGGAACTTAGATGACAAAATAGAACGCATTATCCAACACTTTGATCTAAAGCGTTATGAGAACAAAAATATAAACCTTTTAAGTGGTGGTGAACAACGTCGTGTTGCCCTTGCATCACTGCTTCTTCAAAAGCCTGACATCTTACTTTTAGATGAGCCTACCAACCACCTTGACGTATATATGGTGGAGTTTTTGGAACAACTTTTATTAAAAGAGCGTTTCACACTTGTGTTTATCTCTCACGATAGATATTTCATAGACAAGGTTGCAACAAAAACCATAGAGGTAGAAGATGAAAAACTTCGCCAATACTCAGGCGGTTATTCAGACTATCTGACTCAAAAAGAGGAATATCTTCGTACACTTCAAAAGCAGCATGAAAACCTGCTTGGACTATTAAAACGTGAGAACGAATGGTACAGCCGTGGTGTACGTGCACGTCTTAAAAGAAACGAGGGTCGTAAAGAGCGTTTAATGGAACTTCGCGAAGCTGCAAAAACAAATCCTGCACAGATAAGAAAAATGTCAATTGAGCTTCAACGTGAGGCTAAACACTTTAACCGCGAAAAAAGTGTGAACAAACAAAAGATGCTTTTTGAGGTTGAGGACTTGGGACTTACTTTGGGTGATAAAGAGCTATTACATGATTTTAACACTCGTATTCTTCAAAAAGACGTTATAGCGATCGTTGGACCAAACGGAAGTGGAAAATCAACGCTTCTAAAAGCACTTCTTGGGCGTATAAAACCAACACATGGAAAAATAAAACAGGGTGAGTTTAAAATAGGTTACTTCGATCAGCACCGCGAGATGCTAGATGATGATAAAAACCTGATCGAGACCTTTTGTCCTTTTGGTGGAGATCGTGTTGAAGTACGTGGGAAGAACATGCACGTTTATGGATACCTAAAAAACTTTTTATTCCCGCGTGAGTATTTAGATAAAAAAATAGGTGTTCTTAGTGGTGGGGAGAAAAACCGTATAGCCTTGGCTCTCTTGTTTACTAAAAACGTAGATATTCTTATCCTTGATGAACCTACTAATGATCTGGACATTCCAACGATCAACATCCTTGAAGAGCAACTCACTCACTTTCCAGGTGCGGTTATCATAGTTAGTCACGATAGATATTTCGTAGATAAGATCGCAAAAAAACTTTTTATTTTCAAACCTGACAAAACTATAGAAGAGTCGTACCAAAATTACTCGGAATATCTTGAGATAGAAAAAGAGCTAAAAGAGCTTGATGAGATGGAAAAAGAGGCGTTATCAGCTCCTAAAGTTGTTGAAACTAAAGAGCAAAAACCTAAACAAATAAAACTCACGTACAAAGAAAAAATTGCTCTTGAAAAACTTCCGGCTGAGATTGAAGAGCTTGAAGCTAAGATCGAAGAGCTAAACAACTGTATAGCTGATCCTAATTGTTATCAGGAGATAGGACTTACAAAACTTGCAAATGAGTTAGAAGAAGTTGAGGCTACTTATGAGCAAAAGGTGGAAGAGCTACTTAGTATTGAGGAGAAACAAGAAGAGATAGAAAACCAAAACTAA
- a CDS encoding FAD-dependent oxidoreductase — translation MKDTKIAIIGGGVAGSTTALYLGNLGLDVTLFEKQNDLISGPPFCHLHAGGNLYREISDEQCVTLLKQSIDFLRYYPYVVDYRPTVIVLPKEDKGTPQKLIPRLELLTKEYQKLIDLDEKNMVLGKSEEYFKVYTEEDMQLLKNKESSSIPKSMDEWMIPVAKNIDFTKVQFPIIMVQEYGLNLFRLASGVKTSLSKIANITLRTNTKVKNIIREKDSDSFVFTYEKDNQEHSENFDYIINAAGFRSGKIDDMLGVPCKRMVEFKAAYVTKWENNDTLFPEIIFHGERGTPQGMGQFTPYPNGHFQLHGMTEEITLYKGGLVANTKQSCQPQLQEDFIKKIESSWDQEEIDSRTKKAIEHISKYIPSFSNATVASKPLFGAQQIPGDDPTLRVAEVSFVDKNYARCEVVKVSSVLSMIDAIVKEFIKLGFLDDSVINSRDTKHLEELQEEEIVQNAKIIAQDKGYPAAMSNTNIKNKV, via the coding sequence ATGAAAGATACAAAAATAGCAATAATAGGTGGTGGTGTAGCAGGCTCAACTACAGCTTTATACCTTGGAAATTTAGGTCTTGATGTAACTCTTTTTGAGAAGCAAAACGATCTAATCAGCGGACCACCTTTTTGTCATCTTCATGCAGGTGGGAACTTATATCGTGAGATTTCAGATGAGCAGTGTGTAACACTATTAAAACAGTCTATAGATTTTTTACGCTACTACCCTTATGTCGTAGATTATCGTCCAACCGTTATAGTACTTCCTAAAGAAGACAAAGGTACTCCGCAAAAACTGATTCCAAGACTTGAACTTTTAACAAAAGAGTATCAAAAACTGATAGATCTAGATGAGAAAAACATGGTACTTGGAAAAAGTGAGGAGTACTTTAAAGTTTATACAGAAGAAGATATGCAACTTCTAAAGAATAAAGAAAGTTCCTCTATTCCAAAAAGTATGGATGAGTGGATGATCCCGGTTGCTAAAAACATAGACTTTACAAAAGTTCAGTTTCCGATAATTATGGTTCAGGAGTATGGTCTTAATCTTTTTAGATTAGCATCTGGTGTGAAAACTTCACTCTCAAAAATAGCTAATATTACACTAAGAACAAATACAAAAGTAAAAAATATCATAAGAGAAAAAGATTCTGATAGTTTTGTATTCACATATGAAAAAGACAATCAAGAACATAGTGAAAACTTTGACTATATAATAAATGCGGCTGGATTTCGCAGTGGAAAAATAGATGATATGCTTGGTGTTCCTTGTAAACGCATGGTTGAATTTAAAGCTGCATACGTTACAAAATGGGAAAACAATGATACTTTATTCCCTGAGATCATATTTCATGGAGAGCGTGGAACTCCTCAAGGTATGGGACAATTCACGCCATATCCAAACGGCCACTTTCAACTTCATGGCATGACAGAGGAGATAACTCTTTACAAAGGCGGACTTGTAGCTAATACAAAGCAAAGCTGCCAACCGCAACTACAAGAAGATTTTATAAAAAAGATAGAAAGTTCGTGGGATCAAGAAGAGATTGATAGTCGTACAAAAAAAGCAATAGAGCATATTTCAAAATATATTCCATCATTTTCAAATGCGACTGTAGCTTCAAAACCATTATTCGGAGCTCAACAGATTCCAGGAGATGATCCTACACTGCGTGTAGCAGAAGTTTCATTTGTAGATAAGAACTATGCGAGATGTGAAGTTGTAAAAGTATCTTCGGTGCTTAGCATGATCGATGCTATAGTCAAAGAGTTTATAAAACTAGGTTTTTTGGATGACTCTGTAATAAACTCAAGAGACACAAAACACCTTGAAGAACTTCAAGAAGAAGAGATCGTACAAAATGCTAAAATAATAGCTCAAGATAAAGGCTACCCTGCTGCAATGTCAAATACAAATATAAAGAACAAAGTATAA
- a CDS encoding class II 3-deoxy-7-phosphoheptulonate synthase — MSIWTPESWRSKPILQQPTYKDQEHLNRVLGELKNYPPLVFAGEARRLKEQLADVAKGEAFLLQGGDCAESFSEFHAVNIRDTFKVLLQMAVVMTYAGGVPVVKVGRLGGQFAKPRSSDTETIDGVTLDSYRGDIINGVEFTKEARVPDPERMIKAYNQATATQNLLRAFATGGMADLHQVHQWNLDFAHKSEVSELYEKLAEEIETSLNFMQACGITSKTYRNLRETDFYTSHEALLLPYEEAFTRRDSMTGEWYNTAAHMVWIGDRTRQLDGAHVEYMKGINNPIGIKAGPTMDPEDLVKLATAVNPTNEAGRLNIIVRMGADKVGDHMPQLIRAVEREGLNVVWSCDPMHGNTIKSSNNYKTRPVDSILTEMKQFFQVHKAEGTVAGGVHLEMTGKHVTECIGGSFTITEEDLSSRYHTHCDPRLNADQSLELAFLIADTLKEARK; from the coding sequence ATGAGTATCTGGACACCAGAGAGCTGGAGAAGTAAACCAATATTACAACAACCGACTTATAAAGATCAAGAACACTTAAACAGAGTTTTAGGTGAATTAAAAAATTATCCGCCATTAGTTTTTGCTGGGGAAGCTAGAAGACTAAAAGAACAATTAGCAGATGTAGCTAAAGGTGAAGCATTTTTATTACAAGGTGGAGATTGTGCAGAGAGCTTTAGCGAATTTCATGCAGTAAATATCCGTGACACGTTTAAAGTGCTTTTACAGATGGCAGTTGTTATGACATATGCCGGTGGTGTACCTGTTGTAAAAGTTGGTCGTCTGGGCGGTCAGTTTGCAAAACCACGCTCGTCTGATACTGAAACTATTGACGGCGTTACACTTGATTCATATCGTGGAGATATCATCAACGGTGTAGAGTTTACAAAAGAAGCTCGTGTTCCGGATCCTGAGCGTATGATTAAAGCTTACAACCAGGCTACGGCTACTCAAAACTTACTTCGTGCTTTTGCAACAGGTGGTATGGCAGATCTTCATCAAGTTCACCAATGGAACCTTGATTTCGCTCATAAAAGTGAAGTAAGTGAACTTTATGAAAAACTTGCTGAAGAGATTGAGACATCTCTAAACTTTATGCAAGCTTGTGGTATTACGTCTAAAACTTATAGAAACTTACGTGAAACAGATTTTTATACATCACATGAAGCTTTATTACTTCCATATGAAGAAGCTTTTACTCGCAGAGACTCGATGACTGGCGAATGGTACAACACTGCAGCTCATATGGTTTGGATTGGTGATAGAACTCGTCAGCTTGACGGTGCTCATGTTGAGTATATGAAAGGTATTAATAACCCAATCGGTATTAAAGCAGGTCCAACTATGGATCCTGAAGATTTAGTAAAACTTGCTACTGCCGTTAACCCTACTAATGAAGCTGGAAGACTAAACATCATTGTCCGTATGGGTGCTGATAAAGTAGGTGATCATATGCCTCAACTTATTCGTGCAGTTGAGCGTGAAGGTTTAAATGTAGTTTGGTCATGTGACCCAATGCATGGTAACACTATCAAATCTTCTAATAACTATAAAACTCGTCCTGTAGACTCAATTCTTACTGAGATGAAACAGTTCTTCCAAGTTCATAAAGCTGAAGGTACTGTTGCAGGTGGTGTTCACTTAGAGATGACAGGTAAACATGTTACTGAGTGTATAGGTGGTTCTTTTACAATTACAGAAGAAGACCTAAGTTCACGTTACCACACACATTGTGATCCGCGTTTAAATGCTGATCAGTCTTTAGAGCTTGCGTTTTTAATCGCAGATACTCTAAAAGAAGCTAGAAAGTAA